DNA from bacterium:
GCGACCCGTCGGGCCGGCGCGTGGGCTTCACGGTCCGCACCACCACGGCCTTCACGACCTCGCCCTTCTTGACGGCGCTGTTCGGAATGGCCTGCTTGACCGTCGCCACGATGACGTCGCCGATCGCGGCGTAGCGGCGCCGCGACCCCCCGTAGACGCGGATGCACATGATCTCGCGCGCCCCGGTGTTGTCCGCGACCCGGAGCCGCGTATAGTTCTGGATCATCGCGCCTTCTCCACCACCCGGACAACGCGCCAGCGCTTGTCCTTGCTGATCGGCCGCGTCTCCGCGATCAGGACCGTGTCGCCGACGTGCGCTTCCCCGCGCTCGTCGTGGGCC
Protein-coding regions in this window:
- the rplN gene encoding 50S ribosomal protein L14 yields the protein MIQNYTRLRVADNTGAREIMCIRVYGGSRRRYAAIGDVIVATVKQAIPNSAVKKGEVVKAVVVRTVKPTRRPDGSQIRFDDNAAVLITDQNNPRGTRIFGPVARELRERQFMKIISLAPEVL